From a single Lentimicrobiaceae bacterium genomic region:
- a CDS encoding PLP-dependent transferase: protein MKHSTKLGMNSRMIHGGEFENPLGSATVPIYQTSTFIFDNADHGARCFSGEDDGFIYTRIGNPTIHALETLVADLESGTQGIATSSGMAAVNTIYMALLSKGDHMVSSAAVYGPSRVVMEQHWSRFGVESTYVNTANIEEIKAAIRPNTRMLYVETPANPTMDITDLKACAELAHAHGIVLVVDNTFSSPYLQRPLELGADVVFHSMTKFLNGHADIVAGMIVAKDKALGTKLRSMMVTMGCNMDPHQAYMVIRGVKTLGIRVERAQESAMKIARFLENHPKVEWVKYPGLESHPQHELAKSQMDGFGSMISFELKGGLTAGKVLMDNVKLAILAVSLGGVETLIQHPASMTHSKVPHEAKIKAGISDGLVRYSVGIEDVDDLIADLKQGLDKA from the coding sequence ATGAAACACAGTACCAAATTAGGGATGAATTCCCGAATGATTCATGGAGGAGAATTTGAAAATCCGCTGGGAAGCGCTACCGTTCCCATTTATCAGACATCAACTTTTATTTTTGATAATGCTGACCACGGGGCCAGATGTTTCTCAGGTGAAGATGATGGTTTTATATACACCCGTATAGGCAATCCAACCATTCATGCGCTTGAAACTCTCGTGGCTGATTTGGAGTCTGGTACACAGGGTATTGCCACAAGCTCGGGTATGGCTGCGGTGAATACCATTTATATGGCACTTTTATCAAAAGGTGATCACATGGTCAGTTCAGCCGCTGTTTACGGCCCGTCACGTGTTGTGATGGAACAACACTGGTCGCGCTTTGGGGTAGAGTCAACTTATGTGAATACAGCTAACATTGAAGAAATAAAGGCTGCCATCAGACCCAATACCAGGATGTTGTATGTTGAAACGCCCGCCAATCCGACCATGGATATTACCGATCTGAAAGCTTGTGCCGAACTGGCGCATGCTCACGGTATAGTTTTGGTAGTGGACAATACGTTTAGCAGTCCTTATCTTCAGCGGCCGCTTGAACTTGGCGCTGATGTGGTTTTTCATTCCATGACTAAATTTTTAAATGGTCATGCTGATATTGTAGCCGGAATGATTGTGGCCAAAGATAAAGCGCTTGGAACTAAATTGCGCAGCATGATGGTAACCATGGGTTGCAATATGGATCCTCATCAGGCTTATATGGTTATTCGCGGAGTTAAAACATTGGGAATAAGGGTAGAACGCGCCCAGGAAAGTGCAATGAAAATAGCACGTTTTCTTGAAAATCATCCGAAGGTTGAGTGGGTTAAATATCCCGGTCTGGAGTCTCATCCTCAGCACGAACTAGCCAAATCTCAGATGGATGGTTTTGGTTCGATGATTAGTTTTGAATTAAAGGGAGGACTGACAGCCGGTAAGGTGTTGATGGATAATGTGAAGCTGGCAATTCTGGCAGTGTCATTGGGTGGTGTTGAAACACTTATTCAGCATCCGGCCTCTATGACTCACTCCAAAGTGCCTCACGAAGCTAAGATAAAAGCCGGTATTTCCGATGGATTGGTTCGTTATTCGGTTGGCATAGAGGA
- a CDS encoding VOC family protein gives MEKLSNFLNHVAIPVRFPADIQDFYCKILGFIELYAFSIDRETAFRIFGVDCVLKVTVVERENFKIELYHFEMQAGMAVSHICLNLPVIDDVCRAAENAGYKVVVIDQPEKKLAFITDRSGNLFEIKPWPLEA, from the coding sequence ATGGAAAAATTAAGCAACTTTCTGAATCATGTGGCCATTCCTGTCAGGTTTCCGGCAGATATTCAGGATTTCTACTGTAAAATTCTTGGATTTATTGAATTATACGCCTTTAGCATTGACAGGGAAACTGCATTCCGGATATTTGGTGTAGATTGCGTGCTGAAAGTGACAGTGGTTGAGAGAGAAAATTTTAAAATTGAACTTTATCACTTTGAGATGCAGGCAGGTATGGCTGTTTCTCACATTTGCCTCAACTTACCTGTGATTGATGACGTATGCAGGGCAGCTGAAAACGCAGGGTACAAAGTGGTGGTCATCGACCAGCCTGAGAAAAAGCTGGCCTTTATTACTGATCGTTCCGGAAATCTGTTTGAAATCAAGCCATGGCCACTGGAGGCCTGA
- a CDS encoding DUF134 domain-containing protein, with amino-acid sequence MPRPKRNRRIYRPPVASGFAPFGISSGSNGSVSLLYEEYESLRLSDYEGIPQQEAADKMNISRPTYSRIYDQARQKLARALVEGLSVLIEGGNVSFDEVWFRCKACSTAFSPPENQPKVSGCPVCRSSHIVLLSKPVLSDNSDLLPRPAVHQTGYCLCPRCGLRVSHQAGIPCRSLVCTSCGSVMIRENHPISNSSND; translated from the coding sequence ATGCCCAGACCCAAAAGAAACAGACGAATTTACAGGCCACCGGTAGCATCCGGCTTTGCTCCGTTTGGTATCTCATCAGGCTCAAACGGAAGTGTTTCCTTGTTGTATGAAGAGTATGAGTCGCTCAGACTTTCTGATTATGAGGGAATTCCGCAGCAGGAAGCCGCTGATAAAATGAATATTTCGCGTCCGACTTATTCAAGGATTTATGATCAGGCCAGACAAAAACTGGCGAGAGCTTTGGTAGAGGGCCTTTCGGTGCTTATTGAAGGTGGAAACGTGTCGTTCGATGAAGTTTGGTTTAGGTGCAAGGCTTGCAGTACTGCTTTCAGTCCGCCTGAAAATCAACCTAAAGTTTCCGGTTGCCCGGTGTGCCGGAGTTCTCATATAGTGCTGCTCAGCAAGCCTGTTTTGTCTGATAACAGTGATTTGCTGCCCCGGCCTGCTGTTCATCAAACTGGTTATTGTCTCTGTCCCCGCTGTGGTTTGCGGGTTTCACATCAGGCGGGAATTCCATGCAGAAGTCTGGTATGTACCTCATGTGGTTCTGTGATGATTCGCGAAAATCATCCCATCAGTAATTCCAGTAACGATTAA
- a CDS encoding DUF2179 domain-containing protein: MDISSLFIQDSPVFTWVILPLLIFLARISDQTIGTLRLIFLSKGHKKLAPFLGFFEVIIWLLAVSQIMKHLDNVLCYIAYGGGFAMGNYIGMVIEEKLSLGNVLIRIIPKKDTSELIAFLRENNYGVTSVEAEGSKGVVNIVFTIIKRKDIAHVTSIINRFNPNAFYTIEDIKAINEGIFKETRSKTAFESLSWGVKKNK; this comes from the coding sequence ATGGATATTTCGTCGCTTTTTATTCAGGATTCACCTGTGTTCACCTGGGTAATCCTTCCCCTGCTTATTTTTCTTGCCCGCATCAGCGACCAGACTATTGGAACGCTGAGACTTATTTTTCTTTCGAAAGGCCATAAAAAACTGGCACCATTTCTTGGTTTTTTTGAAGTCATCATATGGCTTTTGGCTGTTAGTCAAATTATGAAACACCTTGATAATGTCTTGTGCTATATTGCTTACGGTGGTGGTTTTGCGATGGGCAATTATATTGGTATGGTGATTGAAGAAAAATTGTCGCTGGGGAATGTGTTGATACGGATTATTCCTAAAAAGGATACCAGCGAATTGATTGCCTTTCTTCGGGAAAATAATTATGGTGTAACTTCGGTTGAGGCCGAAGGAAGTAAAGGGGTGGTAAATATTGTATTTACTATCATCAAACGAAAGGATATTGCCCATGTTACGTCGATTATCAATCGTTTTAACCCCAACGCTTTTTATACAATTGAAGATATTAAAGCCATTAATGAGGGAATTTTTAAGGAAACCCGCAGCAAAACGGCATTTGAAAGCCTTTCCTGGGGCGTTAAAAAGAATAAGTAA
- a CDS encoding DUF3467 domain-containing protein: MSDNKQNQINIELSDEMAEGIYSNLAIITHSNAEFIIDFVKMMPGVPKAKVKSRIILTPQHAKRLMGALRENIAKFEAIHGNIKESDASMPFSLGGPTAQA; the protein is encoded by the coding sequence ATGAGCGATAACAAACAAAACCAGATTAATATCGAACTTAGTGATGAAATGGCTGAAGGTATCTATTCAAACCTGGCTATCATTACACATTCTAATGCTGAGTTTATTATTGATTTTGTTAAAATGATGCCTGGTGTGCCCAAGGCTAAAGTTAAGTCGAGAATTATTCTTACACCGCAACATGCAAAGCGCCTGATGGGAGCTCTGCGCGAAAATATTGCCAAGTTTGAAGCTATTCATGGTAATATCAAGGAAAGTGATGCAAGTATGCCTTTTTCATTAGGAGGCCCAACAGCCCAGGCTTAA
- the rpoC gene encoding DNA-directed RNA polymerase subunit beta', whose protein sequence is MAFRKDSTISGNFSKITISLASPEMILERSSGEVLKPETINYRTYKPERDGLFCERIFGPVKDWECHCGKYKRIRYKGIVCDRCGVEVTEKKVRRERMGHIQLVVPVAHIWFFRSLPNKIGALLNMNTKKLDSVIYYERYVVVQAGIMEGVMLKEEVKIEKMALLTEEQYFEVLDSLPKENQYLDDSDPQKFVAKMGAEALYELLKGLDLDVESYELRHKANNETSQQRKADALKRLQVFEAYRDAQTRIENRPEWMIVKVVPVIPPELRPLVPLDGGRFATSDLNDLYRRVIIRNNRLKRLIEIKAPDVIMRNEKRMLQEAVDSLFDNSRKANSVKTESNRALKSLSDSLKGKQGRFRQNLLGKRVDYSGRSVIVVGPELKLNECGIPKDMASELFKPFIIRKMLERGIVKTVKSAKKIVDRKDPVVWDILENILKGHPVMLNRAPTLHRLGIQAFQPKLIEGKAIQLHPLVCTAFNADFDGDQMAVHVPLGNAAVLEAQLLMLASHNILNPANGAPITVPSQDMVLGLYYMTKGRKSIPESPVKGEGMIFYSPEELIIAYNEKVIDLHAHIKIKISVPENGEFVERMIETTVGRVLFNQVVPKEFGYINQLLTKKALRDIIGDVLKKTGTAKTAQFLDDIKNLGYTMAFRGGLSFTLSDVIVPEVKEELVSQANAEVEEVMSNYNMGFITNNERYNQIIDIWTHTNSRLTYTLMENLAKDKQGFNPVYMMLDSGARGSKEQIRQLSGMRGLMAKPQKSGATGGEIIENPILSNFKEGLSVLEYFISTHGARKGLADTALKTADAGYLTRRLVDVSQDVVITEPDCGTLRGLTTTALKKNEEVVETLYDRILGRVSLHDIYHPQTGELIVSAGSELTEEISRVIEDSPIESVEIRSVLTCESKKGVCANCYGRNLATGRMVQKGEAVGVIAAQSIGEPGTQLTLRTFHVGGTASNISVSSRIEAKYDGILEIDELRFVEYENAEGKKYDIVIGRSAEMRIVDKNTGIILASAHIPYGANLYFRQGDEVQKGAMISDWDPYNAVILSEVSGKVIFDNIIEGTTYRVESDEQTGYHDKVIIESRQKTKNPSIRIVGADNSDLRVYDIPVSAHIIVEENRKIKAGEILVKIPRAIGKSGDITGGLPRVTELFEARNPSDPAVVAEIDGVVSFGKKLKRGNREVIITSKTGEEKSYLIPTSKQILAQENDYVKAGTPLSEGAMTPSDILAIKGPMKVQEYIVNEIQEVYRLQGVKINDKHYEVIVRQMMRKVEVADPGDTKFLEGELVNKIDFHDENDWIFGKKVIVNAGDSTTLKSGQIVTARKLRDENSLLKRRDKKLIEARDAQPATAKQVLQGITRASLQTKSFISAASFQETTKVLTVAAINAKSDELLGLKENVIVGHLIPAGTGLREYDDLIVGSKDEYEKLMASKADDYDA, encoded by the coding sequence ATGGCTTTCAGAAAAGACAGCACTATCTCCGGCAATTTTTCCAAAATCACCATTAGTCTGGCGTCGCCCGAGATGATTCTCGAACGCTCAAGTGGTGAGGTACTGAAGCCCGAAACCATTAACTATCGTACCTATAAACCTGAACGAGATGGTTTATTCTGCGAACGTATTTTCGGGCCGGTAAAAGATTGGGAATGTCATTGCGGTAAGTATAAAAGAATACGTTACAAAGGCATTGTTTGCGACCGTTGCGGGGTTGAAGTAACTGAAAAGAAAGTTCGCCGCGAACGTATGGGACACATTCAGCTTGTAGTTCCAGTAGCTCACATCTGGTTCTTCAGATCATTGCCGAATAAAATCGGCGCTCTGCTGAACATGAATACAAAAAAGCTTGATTCAGTTATTTACTACGAACGTTATGTAGTGGTTCAAGCTGGTATCATGGAAGGTGTGATGCTGAAAGAGGAAGTCAAAATTGAAAAAATGGCGCTCCTTACCGAAGAGCAATATTTTGAAGTTCTGGATTCACTTCCCAAAGAAAATCAGTATCTTGATGATAGTGATCCTCAGAAATTTGTGGCTAAAATGGGTGCCGAAGCCCTATATGAATTATTGAAAGGTCTTGACCTGGATGTTGAATCATATGAGCTCAGGCACAAAGCGAATAATGAAACTTCTCAGCAGCGTAAAGCTGATGCACTCAAACGCCTCCAGGTATTTGAAGCTTATCGCGATGCTCAGACCCGTATTGAGAATCGCCCTGAATGGATGATTGTAAAAGTGGTTCCTGTTATTCCACCTGAACTTCGTCCTTTGGTGCCTCTTGATGGCGGACGATTTGCAACAAGCGATTTGAATGACCTCTACAGAAGGGTTATTATTCGTAACAACAGGTTAAAACGACTGATTGAAATCAAGGCTCCAGATGTAATTATGCGTAATGAAAAACGTATGCTTCAGGAAGCTGTTGATTCATTGTTTGATAATTCACGTAAAGCCAATTCCGTTAAAACGGAATCAAACCGTGCCCTCAAATCTTTAAGCGATAGTCTTAAAGGTAAACAAGGCCGTTTCCGTCAGAACCTTCTTGGTAAACGTGTTGACTATTCAGGCCGTTCGGTTATTGTTGTAGGTCCTGAATTGAAACTTAATGAATGCGGTATCCCCAAGGATATGGCATCTGAGCTGTTTAAACCATTTATTATCCGCAAAATGCTTGAACGCGGTATCGTAAAAACGGTCAAATCAGCAAAGAAAATCGTTGACAGAAAAGATCCGGTTGTGTGGGATATCCTCGAAAATATCCTGAAAGGCCATCCGGTGATGCTCAACCGTGCTCCAACTCTTCACAGATTAGGTATTCAGGCTTTCCAGCCCAAGCTGATTGAAGGAAAAGCTATTCAGCTTCACCCGCTCGTTTGTACGGCTTTCAATGCCGACTTTGACGGTGACCAGATGGCTGTGCACGTTCCGCTTGGTAACGCAGCAGTGCTGGAAGCCCAGTTGCTGATGCTTGCTTCTCACAATATTCTGAACCCTGCCAACGGTGCGCCTATTACAGTTCCTTCTCAGGACATGGTTCTTGGTCTTTACTATATGACCAAAGGCCGTAAATCAATTCCTGAAAGCCCTGTAAAAGGTGAAGGTATGATTTTCTATTCACCGGAAGAACTGATTATTGCTTATAATGAGAAGGTTATTGACCTGCATGCTCATATCAAAATCAAAATCAGCGTTCCTGAAAATGGTGAATTCGTTGAGAGAATGATTGAAACAACTGTTGGTCGTGTTCTTTTTAACCAGGTTGTGCCCAAAGAGTTCGGTTATATCAATCAGTTGCTTACGAAAAAAGCGCTTCGCGATATTATCGGAGATGTATTGAAAAAGACAGGTACAGCTAAAACAGCTCAATTCCTTGATGATATCAAAAACCTTGGTTACACGATGGCTTTCAGAGGAGGTTTGTCGTTTACCCTGAGTGATGTTATTGTTCCGGAAGTGAAAGAAGAGCTTGTGAGCCAGGCCAATGCTGAGGTTGAAGAGGTAATGAGTAACTATAACATGGGTTTCATTACTAATAACGAACGCTATAACCAGATTATTGACATCTGGACACATACCAACTCCCGTTTGACTTACACCCTGATGGAAAATCTGGCGAAGGATAAACAAGGATTTAACCCTGTTTATATGATGCTTGATTCAGGTGCCCGCGGTTCCAAAGAGCAGATTCGTCAGCTCTCAGGAATGAGGGGTCTGATGGCCAAACCACAGAAATCAGGTGCTACAGGAGGCGAAATTATTGAAAACCCGATTCTTTCAAACTTTAAGGAAGGATTGTCGGTTCTCGAGTACTTTATCTCAACGCACGGTGCCCGTAAGGGTTTGGCCGATACCGCTCTTAAAACTGCGGATGCCGGTTATCTTACCCGTAGGCTTGTAGATGTTTCGCAGGATGTGGTGATTACTGAACCTGACTGTGGAACACTTCGCGGATTAACAACTACCGCCCTTAAGAAAAATGAGGAAGTTGTTGAAACACTGTACGATCGTATTCTTGGTCGTGTATCCCTGCATGATATTTATCATCCTCAAACAGGAGAACTCATTGTTTCTGCAGGTTCTGAGTTGACCGAAGAGATTTCAAGGGTTATTGAAGATTCTCCGATTGAATCGGTTGAAATTCGTTCGGTACTTACCTGCGAATCGAAAAAAGGTGTTTGTGCCAATTGTTACGGACGTAACCTGGCTACCGGCCGAATGGTACAGAAAGGTGAAGCTGTTGGAGTTATCGCCGCACAATCCATCGGTGAACCTGGTACTCAGCTTACATTGCGTACTTTCCACGTTGGGGGTACTGCTTCCAATATCTCCGTTTCATCCCGTATTGAAGCAAAATACGATGGTATTCTCGAAATTGATGAGCTCAGGTTTGTTGAATATGAGAATGCTGAAGGTAAAAAATATGATATCGTAATCGGTCGTTCGGCTGAAATGCGTATCGTTGATAAGAATACCGGTATTATTCTCGCTTCTGCTCATATTCCTTATGGCGCTAATTTATATTTCCGCCAGGGCGATGAAGTGCAAAAAGGAGCTATGATTAGCGACTGGGATCCTTATAACGCTGTCATTCTCTCTGAAGTTTCTGGTAAAGTTATTTTTGATAATATTATTGAAGGTACAACTTACCGCGTTGAATCGGATGAGCAAACCGGATATCATGACAAAGTTATTATTGAATCACGTCAGAAAACCAAAAACCCAAGTATCCGCATTGTTGGTGCTGATAACTCAGATTTAAGGGTTTACGATATTCCTGTAAGTGCGCATATCATTGTTGAAGAAAACCGGAAAATCAAAGCAGGGGAAATTCTTGTAAAAATTCCACGTGCTATTGGTAAGTCAGGCGATATCACGGGAGGTTTGCCACGTGTTACCGAATTGTTTGAAGCGCGTAACCCATCCGATCCGGCTGTTGTTGCCGAAATTGACGGTGTTGTTTCGTTTGGCAAGAAGCTTAAGAGAGGAAACCGTGAAGTTATCATTACTTCAAAAACCGGTGAGGAAAAGAGTTATCTGATTCCTACCTCCAAACAGATTCTCGCTCAGGAAAACGACTATGTTAAAGCAGGTACCCCGCTTTCAGAAGGTGCTATGACTCCAAGCGATATTCTGGCAATTAAAGGCCCGATGAAAGTTCAGGAGTATATCGTCAACGAAATTCAGGAGGTTTATCGTTTACAGGGTGTGAAAATCAATGATAAACATTATGAGGTGATTGTGCGCCAAATGATGCGTAAAGTTGAAGTGGCTGACCCGGGCGATACCAAGTTCCTCGAAGGTGAGCTTGTAAATAAGATTGATTTCCACGATGAGAACGATTGGATTTTCGGTAAAAAGGTTATTGTAAATGCCGGTGATTCTACTACGCTCAAATCAGGTCAGATTGTTACGGCGCGTAAACTGCGCGATGAAAACTCATTGCTCAAGCGTCGTGATAAAAAACTGATTGAAGCCCGCGATGCTCAGCCTGCTACAGCTAAGCAAGTGCTACAGGGTATTACCCGCGCTTCGTTGCAGACAAAGAGCTTTATCTCTGCTGCTTCGTTCCAGGAAACAACCAAAGTGCTCACAGTTGCTGCCATTAATGCCAAGAGTGATGAACTGCTCGGCCTTAAAGAGAATGTAATTGTAGGTCACCTTATCCCTGCCGGTACAGGTCTTCGTGAGTATGACGATCTTATTGTTGGCTCAAAGGACGAATATGAAAAGCTCATGGCTTCGAAAGCCGATGACTATGATGCTTAA